The Triplophysa dalaica isolate WHDGS20190420 chromosome 5, ASM1584641v1, whole genome shotgun sequence genome window below encodes:
- the LOC130420666 gene encoding uncharacterized protein LOC130420666, with product MEHVRQKIRNTLPQLEEEQLETFIKKCMVLGVTNVEDCTFITEADLDGIFTPIQSRKLISVFRSGSIGTHQPVVSDNPKGSKENKCIKTQEKKHSNDGTTGDLANDIKKNMSSKIEGAPNASLPTFKLHLEKTSQNSNGYCRRFTFGKNSSKPNKTIMMIGATGAGKTTLINGMINYILGVRWEDDFRLILIDEGKQKSQAESQTSAITAYQINHMTGFQVPYSLTIVDTPGFGDTRGISRDQEITKQIHEFFTQPSGIDHLDAVCFVVQASLARLTHTQTYIFDSILSIFGKDIAENILMLVTFADGNIPPVLEAIKVSKMPCSTDKTGEAQYFKFNNSALFITQSKSEEADEENFGNFDQMFWKLGFSSLTKFFKSLEQLNTKSLTLTQEVLKERQQLEAFVEGLQPQINAGLAKLEEIKKTNAALMQHKAEMDANKNFEIEVEINVPKQVKKTSGFLTNCQICRYTCHNDCKIADDKKKYKCVAMKDGKCMVCPGKCAWNVHFNMKYKWDYVKERKKETFKELQLRYNEASGKKTSAEQIFKMLGKEFDDVQIIVFNLIESSQHSSRRLQEIALKPNPLSTPDYIDLMIQAEKQEAKPGYKERIESLLEVKKKAETMNKVTTGKMLEEWHVEKEKISNISYNATVIFSRAKDYFGEKIGQLKINS from the coding sequence GATCGATCGGTACTCATCAGCCTGTTGTCAGTGACAATCCGAAAGgttcaaaagaaaacaagtgtATCAAAActcaggaaaaaaaacacagcaacgATGGTACTACAGGAGATCTTGCAAATGATATTAAGAAGAACATGAGCAGTAAAATAGAAGGTGCACCCAATGCAAGTCTACCAACCTTTAAACTCCACCTGGAAAAAACATCGCAGAACAGTAATGGATACTGCAGAAGATTCACATTTGGAAAAAACTCTTCCAAACCTAACAAGACCATTATGATGATTGGGGCCACAGGTGCAGGAAAAACCACTTTAATTAACGGCATGATCAACTACATTCTGGGTGTGCGATGGGAAGATGACTTCCGGCTTATATTAATAGATGAAGGGAAGCAGAAATCCCAGGCAGAAAGTCAGACATCTGCAATTACAGCATATCAAATTAATCACATGACTGGTTTCCAGGTCCCATATAGTCTGACCATTGTGGACACACCAGGCTTCGGTGACACCAGAGGAATATCACGCGACCAGGAAATCACAAAGCAGATCCATGAGTTCTTCACTCAGCCCAGCGGGATCGATCACCTCgatgctgtgtgttttgtagtACAGGCCTCACTTGCCcgcttgacacacacacagacatacatatTTGACTCTATTCTTTCCATATTTGGGAAGGACATTGCTGAAAACATCCTAATGCTGGTCACATTTGCCGATGGGAACATACCTCCTGTACTTGAGGCTATCAAAGTCTCCAAGATGCCCTGTTCTACCGATAAGACTGGAGAGGCACAATACTTCAAATTTAATAACTCTGCCCTGTTTATTACACAGAGTAAATCTGAGGAAGCTGATGAAGAAAATTTTGGAAACTTTGATCAAATGTTCTGGAAGTTAGGATTTTCTAGCTTGACAAAGTTTTTTAAATCCCTTGAACAGTTGAATACAAAGAGCTTGACTTTAACACAGGAGGTCCTAAAGGAGCGGCAACAGCTAGAAGCGTTTGTTGAAGGTCTCCAGCCCCAGATCAACGCTGGCCTGGCAAAATTGGAAGAAATAAAGAAGACAAATGCAGCTCTGATGCAGCACAAGGCTGAAATGGATGCAAACaagaattttgaaattgaagTAGAGATAAATGTTCCTAAACAGGTGAAAAAGACAAGTGGTTTCTTGACCAACTGTCAAATCTGTCGTTACACATGCCATAATGACTGTAAGATTGcagatgataaaaaaaaatacaaatgtgtggCCATGAAAGATGGAAAGTGTATGGTCTGTCCTGGAAAGTGTGCTTGGAATGTTCActttaatatgaaatataaatgggACTACGTCaaagagaggaagaaagaaacatttaaagagttACAATTACGATACAATGAAGCAAGTGGTAAAAAGACGTCAGCTGAACAGATCTTCAAAATGCTTGGAAAGGAGTTTGATGACGTGCAGATTATTGTGTTCAATCTCATCGAGAGTTCCCAACATTCCTCGAGGCGACTGCAAGAAATTGCCCTCAAACCGAACCCTCTCTCCACACCTGACTACATAGACCTGATGATTCAAGCTGAGAAACAGGAAGCCAAGCCTGGATATAAAGAACGCATCGAGTCTTTACTGGAAGTCAAAAAGAAGGCAGAGACTATGAATAAGGTTACTACGGGGAAAATGCTTGAGGAATGGCAtgtagagaaagagaaaatatcAAACATCTCCTACAATGCCACGGTGATATTCAGCCGTGCGAAGGATTATTTTGGGGAGAAAATAGGTCAATTGAAAATcaattcttaa